Proteins co-encoded in one Desulfoplanes formicivorans genomic window:
- a CDS encoding rod shape-determining protein: MSRIFDAIIGRFSNDLAIDLGTANTCVYVKGKGIVLREPSVVAVKRDARGNNKVLAAGAEAKRMLGRTPGNIVAIRPMKDGVIADFEVTEAMLRHFISKVHNSRRLVRPRIVICVPTGITQVEKRAVKESAESAGAREVYLIEEPMAAAIGAELPITEPTSNMVVDIGGGTTEVAVISLAGIVYSRSVRVGGDKMDEAIMQHVKRKYNMLIGESTSEEIKKTIGSAFPSEDEREMDVKGRDLVSGIPQNITITSKEIRKAIAEQVDGIVQAVRIALEQTPPELAADIVDRGIVLTGGGGLLKGLDQLLREETSLPIIVVDDPLSTVVLGSGKVLDNMDVLKEVTID; this comes from the coding sequence ATGTCCAGGATTTTTGATGCAATCATTGGCAGATTTTCCAACGATCTGGCTATTGATCTTGGTACCGCCAATACGTGTGTGTACGTCAAGGGAAAGGGGATTGTTCTTCGTGAGCCGTCAGTGGTTGCCGTGAAGCGTGATGCCCGGGGGAATAACAAAGTCCTTGCTGCTGGTGCCGAGGCCAAGCGCATGCTTGGACGCACACCAGGGAATATCGTTGCTATCAGGCCCATGAAGGATGGAGTCATTGCGGATTTTGAGGTTACCGAAGCCATGCTGCGGCACTTCATCTCCAAGGTCCACAATAGCAGGCGATTGGTGCGTCCCCGCATTGTCATCTGTGTGCCTACGGGCATCACCCAGGTGGAAAAGCGTGCGGTCAAGGAGTCGGCTGAAAGTGCCGGAGCTCGAGAGGTCTATCTTATTGAAGAGCCCATGGCCGCTGCCATCGGGGCGGAGCTTCCCATTACCGAACCCACGTCCAACATGGTCGTGGATATTGGCGGCGGCACCACAGAGGTCGCGGTCATCTCCCTGGCAGGTATTGTTTACAGTCGGTCTGTTCGGGTCGGCGGGGACAAGATGGATGAGGCGATCATGCAGCATGTCAAGCGCAAGTATAACATGCTCATTGGGGAAAGTACCTCTGAAGAGATCAAGAAGACCATTGGCTCGGCATTTCCCTCGGAGGATGAAAGGGAAATGGACGTCAAGGGACGGGATCTGGTCTCCGGAATACCCCAGAACATCACCATAACCTCCAAGGAGATCCGCAAGGCAATAGCCGAACAGGTGGACGGCATTGTTCAGGCGGTGCGTATTGCCCTGGAACAAACGCCACCGGAATTGGCTGCGGACATCGTTGACCGGGGCATTGTGCTCACGGGCGGCGGGGGATTGCTTAAGGGCTTGGACCAGTTGCTGCGTGAAGAGACTTCGTTGCCGATCATTGTGGTGGATGATCCCCTTTCAACCGTGGTCCTGGGTTCGGGCAAGGTACTGGACAATATGGATGTTCTCAAAGAGGTAACCATCGATTAA
- the mrdA gene encoding penicillin-binding protein 2 has product MPRVESDHLQGMPGNTTLLYVLVIFLFCLFGLRLWYLQVYKGEYFDRKSRDNRIRRYSLYAPRGLIRDTHGVLLAENQPSYALSLVREDCPDIDATLRQVAAWTRIPLEQLRKDYERGKKRVKPFDNQILVPHISFDQVATIESHAIDWPGLNIVVRPKRYYPQGPGMTHVLGYVAQANEEELNADPQLALGDNIGKLGLEFVLENVLRGKKGLKECEVDAAGRILAQKELAPPVAGQDVLLSIDLALQNVVTEALKPHAGAVVVLEAETGKVLALVSEPSYDNNAFVGGIGVSAWKALLSNPRHPLQNRSIQSTYPPGSVFKLVMAACGLQQHAVRPEDRVFCPGSYRLGNRVFRCWKRQGHGFVDMKRALVESCDVYFYQLGESLGIEQISAFAKRCGFGKATGISLPHEKNGLIPDRAWKWKRYGRSWQKGETLNVSIGQGSVLVTPLQVAVYLSALVNGGRLVRPNLLKEEPVLSNGQLPFGDMTRQRILDAMIATVEDPHGTARRLKMKGCRIGGKTGTAQVVNLQEKYEKKETHEIPYQMRDHAWMASFGMCRSKKYVVVALVEHGGHGGSDAGPVVRTVYEYLFAGKTACLTDD; this is encoded by the coding sequence ATGCCCAGGGTTGAGAGCGATCATTTACAGGGAATGCCGGGAAATACGACCCTTTTGTATGTCCTGGTCATTTTTCTGTTCTGTCTTTTTGGGCTGCGTCTTTGGTATTTGCAGGTGTACAAGGGGGAATACTTTGATCGCAAGTCCCGGGACAACAGAATTCGCAGGTACAGTCTGTATGCGCCCCGGGGGCTGATTCGCGACACACATGGTGTTTTGCTGGCAGAGAATCAGCCTTCTTATGCCCTGAGTCTGGTCAGGGAAGATTGCCCCGACATCGATGCAACCCTCAGGCAGGTTGCCGCATGGACCCGCATTCCCCTGGAACAATTGCGCAAGGATTACGAAAGGGGGAAAAAACGGGTCAAGCCTTTTGATAATCAGATCCTGGTTCCCCATATTTCCTTTGATCAGGTGGCAACAATCGAGTCCCATGCCATTGACTGGCCGGGCCTGAATATTGTCGTTCGTCCCAAACGATATTATCCTCAGGGACCGGGAATGACGCATGTCCTCGGCTATGTTGCCCAGGCCAATGAAGAAGAACTCAATGCTGATCCGCAGTTGGCTCTGGGCGACAATATCGGCAAGCTCGGTCTGGAATTTGTCCTGGAGAATGTCTTGCGTGGCAAGAAGGGGCTTAAGGAATGTGAAGTGGACGCGGCAGGCAGAATCCTTGCCCAAAAGGAGTTGGCTCCTCCTGTTGCCGGTCAGGATGTTCTTTTGAGTATTGATCTGGCCCTGCAAAACGTGGTCACCGAGGCCTTGAAGCCCCACGCCGGCGCTGTTGTTGTGCTTGAAGCCGAAACCGGCAAGGTCCTTGCTCTGGTGAGTGAGCCTTCCTACGACAACAATGCGTTTGTGGGCGGTATCGGCGTCAGTGCATGGAAGGCTCTGCTTTCCAACCCCAGGCATCCCCTGCAGAACAGATCCATCCAGAGCACCTATCCTCCAGGCTCGGTGTTCAAGCTTGTCATGGCGGCATGCGGGCTACAGCAGCATGCGGTTCGCCCTGAGGACAGGGTTTTTTGCCCGGGCAGCTACCGCCTAGGCAACCGGGTATTCAGATGCTGGAAACGTCAGGGACACGGTTTCGTCGACATGAAACGGGCCCTGGTCGAATCCTGTGATGTATATTTTTACCAGCTGGGAGAATCCCTGGGCATCGAACAGATCAGCGCTTTTGCCAAACGATGCGGGTTCGGCAAGGCCACCGGCATCTCCCTGCCCCATGAAAAAAACGGGTTGATTCCTGACAGGGCCTGGAAATGGAAGCGATATGGGCGTTCCTGGCAAAAGGGGGAAACCCTCAATGTGTCCATTGGACAGGGGTCAGTCCTGGTCACTCCGCTGCAGGTTGCGGTGTATCTGAGCGCCCTTGTCAATGGCGGACGTCTTGTGCGCCCCAATCTGCTCAAGGAAGAACCCGTGCTGTCCAATGGACAGCTTCCCTTCGGGGATATGACAAGGCAGCGCATCCTGGATGCCATGATCGCAACGGTTGAAGATCCCCATGGTACAGCCCGGCGTCTGAAGATGAAGGGGTGTCGGATCGGCGGGAAGACGGGAACCGCTCAGGTGGTCAATCTGCAGGAAAAATACGAGAAAAAGGAGACCCATGAGATCCCCTATCAAATGCGGGACCACGCATGGATGGCAAGCTTCGGCATGTGCAGGAGCAAAAAGTACGTCGTGGTTGCTCTGGTGGAACACGGTGGCCACGGTGGTTCTGATGCCGGTCCTGTGGTCAGGACCGTGTATGAATATCTTTTTGCGGGCAAAACGGCATGTTTGACCGACGATTGA
- a CDS encoding ATP synthase F0 subunit B, producing MIELNVTFFIQFVNFLITLMVLNLILYRPIRGILKRRAEHLANRLAEVEGFNAEAEQKLKNYEEALAAARGEAQAVRVSRQKEGYGEEQTIVESASKEAASFLGTARQEIASETEAALATLKGKVDEYAKAATGKILSKA from the coding sequence ATGATTGAACTCAATGTAACGTTTTTTATTCAGTTCGTGAACTTCCTGATCACGCTGATGGTGTTGAACCTGATTCTCTACCGGCCCATCCGGGGTATTTTGAAGCGGCGGGCAGAGCATCTGGCCAATAGGTTGGCTGAAGTCGAGGGCTTCAATGCCGAGGCCGAGCAGAAGCTCAAGAACTACGAAGAGGCATTGGCAGCTGCACGTGGCGAGGCGCAAGCCGTTCGCGTGAGCAGACAGAAAGAAGGGTATGGGGAAGAACAAACCATTGTCGAAAGTGCATCCAAGGAAGCTGCTTCCTTTCTCGGCACTGCGCGACAAGAGATCGCTTCCGAGACCGAAGCGGCCCTGGCTACCCTCAAAGGCAAAGTCGATGAGTACGCCAAGGCGGCTACCGGCAAAATTCTAAGTAAAGCCTAA
- a CDS encoding ATP synthase F0 subunit B codes for MAFLLVLVSAGAVVAAEHGGGDSSKWLNLLYRFINFVILAWILYKIAGKRVGEFFSGRKYQIETDLKDMDARKDEAAKKLSDVEASIANLEAEKARILADAEAQGNALKKAIIDQAHASAKQIKAQAKVAAEQEAKLAVESIKAEMAEKIVEAAEIMVQKQLKKKDHEGLINEYLTKVVLN; via the coding sequence ATGGCTTTCCTTCTGGTGCTCGTTTCTGCGGGAGCGGTTGTGGCAGCAGAGCACGGTGGGGGAGACTCTTCCAAGTGGCTCAACTTGCTATACAGGTTCATCAATTTCGTGATCCTGGCCTGGATTCTGTACAAGATCGCAGGCAAGCGGGTGGGCGAATTCTTTTCGGGACGGAAATATCAGATCGAGACCGATCTTAAGGATATGGACGCCCGCAAGGATGAGGCCGCCAAAAAGTTGAGCGATGTGGAAGCGAGTATTGCCAACCTCGAGGCTGAAAAGGCCCGGATCCTCGCAGATGCCGAAGCGCAGGGCAACGCGCTCAAAAAGGCCATTATCGATCAGGCCCATGCATCCGCGAAACAGATCAAGGCACAGGCAAAGGTCGCTGCTGAACAGGAAGCCAAGCTGGCTGTCGAGTCCATCAAGGCCGAAATGGCAGAAAAGATCGTCGAAGCCGCAGAAATCATGGTGCAGAAGCAGCTGAAGAAAAAGGACCATGAAGGTCTGATCAATGAGTATCTAACCAAGGTGGTGCTAAATTGA
- the rodA gene encoding rod shape-determining protein RodA, whose protein sequence is MFDRRLIFHINWVFLGTTVVLLALGVLNLYSASVLRTESGMALDSYYQKQLVWGGVGALAMFVTMLFDYRHLKFLAWPMFFIMILLLLAVPAFGKTIYGAKRWISLGLFNLQPSELAKICVLVLGAKCLAKIPGKLDWLLLIQVMFVGLLPAALIASQPDLGSALTVLLLLGGMVFYKGIEAKILKVLLILGPLLLPFGWFFLHDYQKQRILTFLNPGRDPLGAGYHIIQSQIAIGSGRFWGKGFLEGTQSQLSFLPEKHTDFAFAVFGEEWGFAGALVLLILFCVFLYQIVLSSQEAKDRFGALLCTGVFFYFFLQILINMGMVLGLMPVVGIPLPFISYGGSASVVNFCLIGLVLNVSMRRYVFKQ, encoded by the coding sequence ATGTTTGACCGACGATTGATCTTTCATATCAACTGGGTGTTTCTGGGAACGACTGTGGTGTTGTTGGCCCTTGGCGTTCTTAATCTCTATTCGGCCAGTGTGTTGCGTACCGAAAGCGGCATGGCCCTGGATTCGTACTATCAAAAGCAGCTGGTATGGGGCGGGGTCGGTGCCCTGGCCATGTTCGTAACCATGCTTTTCGACTACCGGCACCTCAAGTTCCTTGCCTGGCCCATGTTTTTCATTATGATTCTGCTGCTCTTGGCTGTGCCGGCTTTTGGAAAGACCATCTATGGCGCAAAAAGGTGGATCAGTCTGGGCCTGTTCAATCTGCAGCCCAGCGAGCTGGCCAAGATTTGCGTGTTGGTGCTTGGGGCCAAGTGTCTGGCCAAAATTCCCGGCAAACTCGATTGGCTGTTGCTGATTCAGGTCATGTTTGTGGGACTGTTGCCGGCTGCCCTCATTGCCTCGCAGCCGGATCTCGGGTCAGCCCTGACCGTGCTTCTTCTTCTGGGCGGGATGGTCTTTTACAAAGGGATTGAAGCCAAGATTCTCAAAGTGTTGTTGATCCTCGGACCGTTGCTGCTGCCTTTTGGATGGTTTTTTCTGCATGATTACCAGAAACAGCGTATTTTGACCTTTCTCAATCCCGGCAGGGATCCCCTTGGTGCGGGATACCATATCATCCAGTCTCAGATAGCCATTGGCTCGGGTCGTTTCTGGGGCAAGGGGTTTCTCGAAGGTACCCAGAGCCAGCTCAGTTTTCTGCCGGAAAAACATACGGATTTTGCCTTTGCCGTGTTCGGGGAAGAATGGGGTTTTGCCGGGGCCCTGGTGCTTTTGATCCTGTTTTGCGTGTTTTTGTACCAGATTGTGCTCAGTTCCCAAGAGGCCAAGGATCGTTTCGGGGCCCTTTTGTGCACTGGGGTGTTTTTCTATTTTTTTCTGCAGATTCTCATCAATATGGGGATGGTGTTGGGGCTTATGCCGGTTGTGGGAATACCATTGCCCTTCATCAGTTACGGGGGGAGCGCCTCGGTGGTCAATTTCTGTCTCATCGGTCTGGTGCTCAATGTTTCCATGCGTCGGTACGTGTTCAAGCAGTGA
- a CDS encoding bactofilin family protein gives MARDQINAFLGVGTSYEGKLSFQGAVRIDGDFRGEISSEGTLVVGKDARLEGIFHVGQLILNGTVHGQVTASKKAVLNKQSHFHGILHAPACVVEEGAELCGKVNFDEEGGNMSEALEGQDSRDPAREGIISIANT, from the coding sequence ATGGCGCGAGATCAGATAAATGCGTTTTTGGGGGTGGGCACCAGCTATGAGGGCAAACTGTCCTTTCAGGGAGCAGTGCGCATTGACGGGGACTTTCGTGGAGAGATTTCATCCGAGGGGACGTTGGTGGTTGGCAAGGATGCCCGTCTCGAGGGCATATTTCATGTGGGGCAGTTGATTCTCAACGGCACCGTTCATGGCCAGGTCACGGCAAGCAAAAAAGCTGTCTTGAACAAGCAGTCGCATTTTCACGGCATCCTGCATGCGCCGGCCTGTGTGGTTGAAGAAGGGGCCGAGTTGTGTGGAAAAGTGAATTTTGATGAAGAGGGAGGGAACATGTCCGAGGCCTTGGAGGGGCAGGATTCCCGGGATCCTGCCCGGGAGGGAATAATCAGCATAGCGAACACGTGA
- a CDS encoding penicillin-binding protein 1A — MRVFKIVGFVCLLLVLIGVSAGTGIYFWAVRDLPGFTTITDYNPPLVTTVFTRNDNVLGYFYKEKRFLVPLSEMSPFVGKAFLAAEDSGFYEHEGVDIPGIFRAAVKNVLAGGIVQGGSTITQQVIKSLLLTPERSYARKVKEAILAYRLEKYLTKDEILTIYLNQIYMGSGAYGVEAAAREYFATHASDLTLAQAALLAGLPKAPSRYSPLNHPAKAIKRQHYVLNRLRDLGWISEQAFQEAMETKLVFKSMADPSWQQGAYYLEEVRRRLLDRFGEDVVYNGGLNVHTGMDFAHQLPAETALRNGLRASTKRRGWQGPIKNLKPSEYKDFFGNATFVVDALVPGEWLQVLVESVDKSGARVLFGEHEGFIGVGTMGWARVPDVTKAPEDVPRIRDARKVLHPGDVVWASIATPPKDKGVWQLALEQEPRVQGALVSLDPHTGDVLALVGGYDFFKSQYNRATQASRQPGSGFKPIVYSTALDNGFTPASVVLDAPIVYDDHSTNSTWKPENFEGVFYGPTLLRTALVKSRNLVTIRIAQQLGIKKIIKRAHDLGLEGDFPEDLSVSLGSRPVTPMELCTAFTCFARGGTTVQPRLITRVDDAWGKELYAPEVVPSQAMSPQTAYIITNLLQQVVKYGTGWRARVLKRPVAGKTGTSNNEQDAWFMGFTPYLLTGVYVGFDQVKPMGKYETGSRAASPIWVEYRKAVEDNYPVQDFAQPPGIVMARIDPKTGKLARPGSSNSIFLPFKQGTEPTQTDAAPLPGETSGPSMLDSGADENLLKQIF, encoded by the coding sequence ATGAGAGTATTCAAGATTGTAGGGTTTGTCTGTCTGTTACTCGTTTTGATCGGGGTGTCGGCCGGGACGGGAATCTATTTCTGGGCCGTCAGGGATCTCCCCGGGTTTACAACGATTACGGATTACAATCCCCCCCTGGTGACGACTGTTTTTACCCGAAACGACAATGTCCTTGGCTATTTTTACAAGGAAAAGCGTTTTCTGGTTCCCTTGAGCGAGATGTCCCCCTTTGTGGGCAAGGCGTTTCTGGCAGCCGAGGACAGCGGGTTTTACGAGCACGAGGGGGTGGATATTCCCGGGATTTTCAGGGCTGCGGTGAAGAACGTGTTGGCCGGAGGGATTGTTCAGGGTGGAAGCACCATCACCCAGCAGGTCATCAAGTCCCTGCTGTTGACTCCGGAACGAAGCTATGCCCGCAAGGTCAAGGAGGCCATCCTGGCCTATCGTCTGGAAAAATACCTGACCAAGGACGAGATCCTGACCATCTATTTGAATCAGATTTACATGGGATCGGGTGCCTACGGCGTTGAGGCTGCCGCCCGGGAGTATTTTGCCACCCATGCCTCGGATCTGACCCTGGCCCAGGCAGCGCTTTTGGCCGGGCTTCCCAAGGCCCCTTCCAGATATTCGCCCCTCAATCATCCTGCCAAGGCCATCAAGCGGCAGCATTATGTGCTCAACCGGCTGCGGGATCTTGGATGGATCAGCGAGCAGGCCTTTCAGGAGGCCATGGAGACCAAGCTCGTTTTCAAGAGCATGGCCGATCCTTCCTGGCAGCAGGGGGCGTATTACCTGGAAGAGGTGCGCCGGCGTCTGCTGGACAGGTTCGGAGAGGACGTGGTCTACAATGGCGGATTGAACGTACACACGGGTATGGATTTTGCGCACCAATTGCCGGCGGAAACCGCCCTGCGAAACGGCCTGCGCGCATCCACCAAGCGCAGGGGATGGCAGGGTCCCATCAAGAATCTGAAGCCTTCGGAATACAAGGATTTTTTTGGTAACGCCACGTTTGTGGTTGATGCCCTGGTGCCCGGGGAATGGTTGCAGGTGCTGGTGGAATCGGTGGACAAGAGCGGTGCCCGGGTTCTGTTTGGAGAGCATGAAGGCTTTATTGGTGTGGGGACCATGGGATGGGCCAGGGTTCCCGATGTGACCAAGGCCCCCGAGGATGTTCCCAGAATCAGGGATGCCCGCAAGGTGCTCCACCCCGGAGATGTTGTCTGGGCCTCTATTGCAACCCCGCCCAAAGACAAGGGCGTGTGGCAGCTGGCCCTGGAACAGGAACCCAGGGTGCAGGGAGCGTTGGTTTCCCTGGACCCCCATACCGGAGACGTCCTGGCCCTTGTGGGGGGGTACGATTTTTTCAAGAGTCAGTATAATCGGGCGACCCAGGCCTCGCGGCAGCCGGGGTCAGGGTTCAAGCCCATTGTTTATTCTACTGCCCTGGATAACGGGTTTACCCCGGCTTCGGTGGTTTTGGACGCGCCCATTGTGTATGATGACCATTCCACCAATTCCACGTGGAAGCCCGAAAATTTCGAGGGTGTGTTCTATGGGCCGACCCTGCTGAGAACTGCCCTGGTCAAATCGAGGAACCTGGTCACCATTCGCATTGCCCAGCAGCTGGGGATCAAGAAGATCATCAAGCGGGCCCACGACCTTGGCCTTGAAGGCGATTTTCCTGAAGATCTTTCCGTCAGCCTGGGCTCCCGACCCGTGACCCCCATGGAATTGTGCACGGCATTTACCTGCTTTGCCCGTGGCGGAACCACTGTCCAACCCCGGTTGATAACCAGGGTGGACGATGCCTGGGGCAAGGAATTGTATGCGCCCGAGGTGGTTCCGTCCCAGGCCATGAGTCCGCAGACCGCTTACATCATCACCAATCTACTGCAGCAGGTGGTCAAATACGGGACCGGATGGCGTGCCCGGGTATTGAAACGCCCCGTGGCCGGAAAAACAGGAACTTCGAACAACGAGCAGGACGCCTGGTTCATGGGATTTACCCCCTATCTGCTTACGGGTGTGTATGTGGGCTTTGATCAGGTCAAGCCCATGGGCAAATACGAAACCGGCTCCAGGGCGGCTTCGCCCATCTGGGTGGAATACCGCAAGGCTGTTGAGGACAACTATCCGGTTCAGGATTTTGCGCAGCCTCCCGGGATCGTCATGGCACGGATTGATCCCAAAACGGGCAAGCTGGCCCGTCCTGGAAGTTCCAACAGCATTTTCCTGCCATTCAAGCAGGGAACCGAACCAACCCAAACGGATGCGGCCCCCTTGCCGGGGGAAACATCCGGACCCTCCATGCTGGATTCCGGGGCCGATGAAAATCTTCTCAAACAAATTTTCTGA
- a CDS encoding TIGR01212 family radical SAM protein (This family includes YhcC from E. coli K-12, an uncharacterized radical SAM protein.) — protein MRTFSRYFTLSTYFHNRHGKRIQKIPLDAGFSCPNRDGTLSSRGCLFCNPLGSGTGQSIANIPLADQYAHWRTRFQQKYKAHAFLAYLQSFSNTYGPLTKLTRVLDALHDLPELEGICLGTRPDCLDQPKLAALAAFPGTENWLDLGLQSSNNQTLERINRGHDAQCFARAARMAGSMGLKICAHVIAGLPGENMDDFLATIGFVNQLPVRGIKIHNLYVCKGSGLVRWWQRGDYRPLDMDEYTQWVVQGLIRLRPDIVIHRINGDPQPGELVAPNWALSKSQIIQKIVRHLEDRDLWQGKLSGKANDRPYWFDRNGGIPDGID, from the coding sequence ATGCGAACATTTTCCCGATATTTTACCCTGTCCACCTATTTTCACAACCGACACGGAAAACGAATTCAGAAAATCCCCCTGGACGCAGGGTTTTCATGTCCCAACCGGGACGGCACCCTTTCGTCCAGGGGATGCTTGTTTTGTAATCCGCTGGGTTCGGGAACAGGACAGAGCATTGCCAACATTCCCCTGGCGGATCAATATGCCCATTGGCGCACCCGATTCCAGCAAAAATACAAGGCACACGCGTTCCTGGCCTATCTGCAATCCTTCTCCAATACCTATGGACCGCTGACCAAACTGACCAGAGTGCTCGACGCCCTGCACGACCTGCCGGAACTTGAGGGGATCTGCCTCGGCACCCGACCGGATTGTCTGGACCAACCCAAACTTGCGGCCCTGGCCGCCTTTCCGGGAACAGAAAACTGGCTCGATCTCGGTCTGCAGTCATCCAACAACCAGACCCTGGAACGCATCAACCGGGGCCATGACGCCCAATGTTTTGCCCGGGCCGCCCGCATGGCCGGATCCATGGGGCTCAAGATCTGTGCGCATGTCATTGCCGGTCTGCCAGGAGAAAACATGGACGATTTCCTGGCAACCATCGGATTCGTCAACCAACTCCCGGTCAGAGGCATCAAAATCCACAACCTCTATGTGTGCAAGGGTTCCGGTCTGGTCCGCTGGTGGCAACGGGGGGACTACCGTCCCCTTGACATGGATGAGTACACCCAATGGGTGGTTCAGGGATTGATTCGTCTCAGACCGGACATTGTTATCCACAGGATCAATGGCGATCCCCAACCTGGCGAGCTGGTGGCCCCCAACTGGGCCCTGTCCAAATCACAAATCATACAGAAAATTGTCCGACATCTTGAAGACCGTGATCTCTGGCAGGGCAAGCTTTCCGGCAAGGCGAATGACCGTCCCTACTGGTTCGACCGCAATGGCGGGATTCCCGACGGCATAGATTGA
- a CDS encoding KpsF/GutQ family sugar-phosphate isomerase → MTETGISPKTSKEWIDLASRVLTIEREGLAAVQAALGPDFVTALGWMATCTGRVVITGIGKSGLVGRKIAATLSSTGTPAFFLHPVEGAHGDLGMIRPEDVVVAISYSGETDELNAILPTLKGLVHRIIALTGNTDSTMAGLADVSLCVKVPREACPMGLAPTASTTATLALGDALAVCLIEWKSFDACDFKRYHPGGALGQRLSTKVAELMHHPEMVTVRTGTPLALALTVLNKGGFGTVVVVDGRDHLQGILTDGDVRRMVCADELDPDKPIEECMVAHPLKGTPDQPAAEVLDLMESREITVLPIVDNNMVLKGIVHMHDLLGKGRLRFASIRPS, encoded by the coding sequence GTGACCGAGACCGGTATTTCTCCCAAAACCTCGAAGGAATGGATTGACCTGGCATCCCGGGTTCTGACCATTGAGCGCGAAGGGCTTGCAGCGGTACAGGCCGCCCTGGGCCCTGATTTTGTCACGGCTCTGGGCTGGATGGCCACCTGCACGGGCAGGGTCGTGATTACGGGCATTGGCAAGTCAGGTCTGGTTGGCCGGAAAATTGCGGCCACCTTGAGCAGCACGGGTACCCCTGCGTTTTTCCTCCACCCGGTGGAAGGTGCTCACGGGGATCTGGGTATGATCCGGCCCGAAGACGTGGTGGTGGCCATTTCCTACAGCGGTGAGACCGATGAACTCAACGCGATTCTTCCCACCCTCAAGGGACTGGTGCACAGGATCATCGCCCTCACCGGGAACACGGATTCGACCATGGCCGGGCTGGCCGATGTTTCCCTGTGCGTGAAGGTTCCGCGCGAGGCCTGTCCCATGGGGCTTGCTCCCACGGCAAGTACCACGGCCACTCTGGCCCTGGGTGATGCCCTGGCCGTATGTCTCATCGAGTGGAAGTCCTTTGATGCCTGTGATTTCAAACGGTATCACCCCGGGGGTGCCCTGGGTCAGCGGCTGAGTACCAAGGTCGCCGAACTCATGCATCACCCCGAGATGGTAACGGTCCGTACGGGCACCCCTCTTGCGTTGGCCCTGACGGTTTTGAACAAGGGCGGATTCGGAACAGTGGTGGTTGTTGATGGGCGCGATCACCTGCAAGGCATTCTGACCGACGGGGATGTCCGGCGCATGGTCTGTGCCGACGAACTCGACCCGGACAAACCCATTGAGGAATGCATGGTGGCACATCCCCTGAAAGGGACTCCCGATCAGCCAGCCGCTGAAGTTCTCGACCTCATGGAATCCCGGGAAATCACTGTTTTGCCCATTGTGGACAACAATATGGTCCTCAAGGGCATTGTTCACATGCACGATCTTTTGGGCAAGGGGCGTTTGCGGTTCGCCTCCATCCGTCCCTCCTGA
- the mreC gene encoding rod shape-determining protein MreC encodes MALACLATYITIYTWNAKTGVLDRFVTSTGLEAVGAVLVPGKSVHREVVRFWERYVYLVGVRQENERLRQEMDDLRMTLHDLREKEFRVDRLENLLGFDPPSGWKRIGARVVGHRIGGNAVLQSLVIDKGKRAGLRFDTPVISPQGVIGRVHRPGLHFSTVLLLVDPNSHIPVMGATSRIPALVEGQGEGQPLLVKYVPLNDVLSEGEILVTSGLGGIFPKGLPVARVSQVTRSSISLFQDILAQPLVRAQRQEEVLLLVPEANATRIDDRIDNMDVSRQQVGGT; translated from the coding sequence GTGGCGTTGGCCTGCCTCGCCACCTACATCACCATTTATACCTGGAATGCCAAGACCGGCGTTCTGGACAGATTTGTTACATCTACTGGTCTTGAGGCTGTAGGTGCAGTGCTTGTGCCAGGCAAGTCGGTGCATCGGGAAGTGGTTCGTTTCTGGGAACGGTATGTCTATCTGGTGGGCGTGCGGCAGGAAAACGAACGGTTACGCCAGGAGATGGATGATCTGCGCATGACCCTCCATGATCTGCGCGAAAAGGAATTCCGGGTTGATCGGCTCGAAAACCTCCTCGGGTTCGATCCCCCTTCTGGATGGAAGAGGATCGGGGCCAGGGTTGTTGGCCATCGTATCGGCGGCAATGCAGTCTTGCAGTCTCTCGTTATTGACAAGGGGAAGCGTGCGGGACTGCGTTTTGATACTCCGGTCATCTCTCCGCAGGGGGTCATCGGTCGGGTGCATCGTCCGGGGCTGCATTTTTCCACGGTTCTTCTTCTTGTTGATCCCAACAGTCATATTCCGGTCATGGGCGCAACAAGCAGGATCCCGGCCCTTGTTGAAGGTCAGGGTGAGGGCCAGCCTCTTCTGGTGAAATATGTCCCTTTGAACGACGTTTTGTCTGAAGGCGAGATCCTGGTCACTTCGGGCCTGGGGGGGATATTCCCCAAAGGTCTTCCTGTTGCGCGTGTCAGCCAGGTGACCCGTTCCTCCATTTCGCTTTTTCAAGATATTCTCGCGCAGCCTCTTGTGCGGGCACAACGTCAGGAGGAGGTTCTTCTGCTCGTCCCCGAAGCCAATGCAACGCGAATAGATGACCGGATCGACAACATGGATGTGAGCCGACAGCAAGTGGGTGGCACGTGA